From Pseudomonas vanderleydeniana, the proteins below share one genomic window:
- a CDS encoding AMP-binding protein: MSAAFRLPLEVFYEREARHPHQPYLVQPVGGGEVQTLSWSEVGHQARCAAHWLREHELPPGSHVAIVSKNCAHWIIADLAIWMAGHVSVPLYPNLTADSVAQVLGHAEVALAFIGKLDDWPGMSAGVRPGLPTISLPLCPSGDFDFRWSDLQACPPIQDDPRPAAEQLATVIYTSGTTGQPKGVMHSFATLSFAANNAIGLFGLGEGDRVLSYLPLCHVAERMFVELASIFTGQTVFFAESLETFLTDLRRARPTAMFGVPRIWSKFQMGVYEKVAPTRLDFLLRLPLIGRRVGHKVLVGLGLDALRIALSGAAPVPRELLQWYRRLGLEVLEVYGMTENSGYSHICRVGRHLPGWIGEACPGVEVRIDEQGEVLVRSGATMLGYYKDPQKTAEALTVDGFLRTGDKGEQDAGGNLRLTGRLKEIFKTSKGKYVAPALIENRLAASAWLEQVCVVGDGLPAPLGLCVLSASATQAPRASLQAGLAALLEEVNQALDKHQRLRALVVVKDSWAVENGFLTPTLKIKRPVIEQRYGPRFQLWSEHGQPVQWQD; this comes from the coding sequence ATGTCTGCCGCTTTTCGTTTGCCGCTGGAAGTCTTCTATGAGCGCGAAGCTCGTCATCCGCATCAGCCCTATCTGGTCCAGCCGGTCGGTGGTGGCGAGGTTCAGACGCTGAGCTGGTCGGAGGTTGGCCACCAGGCCCGCTGCGCGGCCCATTGGTTGCGTGAGCACGAGTTGCCGCCAGGCAGCCATGTCGCAATCGTTTCGAAGAACTGTGCCCACTGGATCATTGCCGACCTGGCGATCTGGATGGCCGGGCATGTCTCCGTACCGCTGTATCCCAATCTGACCGCGGACTCCGTCGCCCAGGTGCTTGGACACGCCGAGGTGGCCCTGGCATTCATCGGCAAGCTTGACGATTGGCCGGGAATGTCGGCGGGCGTCCGGCCCGGCCTGCCAACCATCAGCCTGCCGCTATGCCCATCGGGGGATTTCGATTTCCGCTGGAGCGACCTGCAGGCCTGTCCACCGATCCAGGACGATCCGCGGCCGGCGGCGGAACAACTGGCCACGGTGATCTACACCTCCGGCACCACCGGCCAGCCCAAGGGCGTGATGCACAGCTTCGCCACCCTGTCGTTCGCCGCCAACAACGCCATTGGCCTGTTTGGCCTGGGCGAGGGCGACCGGGTGCTGTCGTACCTGCCGCTATGCCATGTGGCCGAGAGGATGTTTGTCGAGCTGGCGTCGATCTTCACCGGACAGACGGTATTTTTCGCCGAAAGCCTGGAAACCTTCCTGACCGACCTGCGACGTGCACGCCCCACGGCGATGTTTGGCGTCCCGCGGATCTGGAGCAAGTTCCAGATGGGGGTCTATGAAAAGGTCGCGCCGACGCGGCTGGATTTTCTGTTGAGGCTGCCGCTGATCGGGCGGCGGGTCGGGCACAAGGTGTTGGTGGGGCTGGGGCTCGATGCGCTGCGTATCGCCCTGTCCGGCGCGGCACCAGTGCCTCGCGAGTTGTTGCAGTGGTACCGGCGCCTCGGGCTGGAGGTGCTCGAGGTCTATGGCATGACCGAAAACAGCGGTTATTCGCATATCTGCCGCGTGGGGCGACACCTGCCGGGGTGGATCGGCGAGGCGTGTCCGGGCGTCGAGGTGCGGATCGACGAGCAGGGCGAGGTCCTGGTGCGTAGCGGGGCGACCATGCTCGGTTACTACAAGGACCCGCAGAAAACCGCCGAAGCCCTCACTGTGGACGGTTTCCTGCGAACCGGCGACAAGGGTGAACAGGACGCCGGTGGCAACCTGCGCCTGACTGGGCGACTCAAGGAAATCTTCAAGACCAGCAAGGGCAAGTACGTGGCCCCGGCGCTGATCGAGAACCGCCTGGCGGCCAGTGCCTGGCTCGAGCAGGTCTGCGTGGTGGGCGATGGCCTGCCGGCCCCGCTGGGGTTGTGCGTGCTCTCGGCCAGTGCCACCCAGGCCCCGCGGGCAAGCCTGCAGGCCGGGCTGGCGGCGTTGCTGGAGGAGGTCAACCAGGCGCTCGACAAGCATCAGCGCTTGCGCGCGCTGGTGGTGGTGAAAGATAGTTGGGCGGTGGAAAACGGCTTTCTCACGCCCACGCTGAAGATCAAGCGGCCGGTGATCGAGCAACGCTACGGCCCGCGTTTCCAGCTCTGGAGCGAGCACGGGCAGCCGGTACAGTGGCAGGATTGA
- a CDS encoding AI-2E family transporter yields the protein MLNNDRLLVQILLLVLFGASLWVMAPFWSALFWGAVLAFASWPLMLLLTRLLGGRESLAAGVLTLGWIVLVAAPLVWLGLNLADHVRDAVSFIKDVQVDGLPAAPTWLAGVPIVGERLVGFWDTVDQQGAALMVTVKPYLGQVGNWLLARSAQIGGGILELTLSILFVFFFYRDGPRLAAFVLSLLERLIGERAGYYQELVAGTVQRVVNGVIGTAAAQALLALIGFLIAGVPGALVLGLATFLLSLIPMGPPLVWIPATAWLAWKGEYGMAVFLGIWGTFIISGVDNVLKPYLISRGGNLPLVVVLLGVFGGLITFGFIGLFIGPTLLAVAYSLLLDWSASQGRREEKT from the coding sequence ATGCTCAATAATGATCGGCTGTTGGTGCAGATACTGCTCCTCGTGCTGTTTGGCGCCAGCCTGTGGGTCATGGCGCCGTTCTGGTCGGCGCTGTTCTGGGGCGCGGTGCTGGCGTTCGCCAGTTGGCCACTGATGCTGCTGCTGACACGCCTGCTGGGTGGGCGCGAGTCGCTGGCGGCCGGGGTCCTGACCCTTGGCTGGATCGTCCTGGTGGCGGCGCCGCTGGTGTGGCTGGGGCTCAACCTGGCGGACCACGTGCGCGATGCGGTGTCCTTCATCAAGGACGTCCAGGTCGACGGCCTGCCTGCGGCCCCGACCTGGCTGGCCGGAGTGCCGATCGTCGGCGAGCGCCTGGTCGGCTTCTGGGACACCGTCGACCAGCAGGGGGCCGCGCTGATGGTGACGGTCAAGCCGTACCTGGGGCAGGTCGGCAACTGGTTGCTGGCGCGCAGTGCGCAGATTGGCGGCGGCATCCTCGAGCTGACCCTGAGCATCCTCTTCGTGTTCTTTTTCTATCGGGACGGCCCGCGCTTGGCGGCGTTCGTGCTCAGCCTGCTGGAGCGGCTGATCGGCGAGCGTGCCGGCTACTACCAGGAACTGGTGGCCGGTACGGTGCAGCGGGTGGTCAACGGCGTGATCGGTACGGCGGCGGCTCAGGCGCTGCTGGCGCTGATCGGTTTCCTCATCGCCGGAGTACCTGGGGCCCTGGTGCTGGGGCTGGCGACTTTCCTGCTCAGCCTGATCCCCATGGGGCCGCCGCTGGTGTGGATTCCGGCCACGGCCTGGCTGGCCTGGAAGGGCGAGTACGGCATGGCGGTGTTCCTGGGGATCTGGGGGACGTTCATCATCAGTGGCGTGGACAACGTGCTCAAGCCGTACCTGATCAGTCGCGGTGGCAACCTGCCGCTGGTGGTGGTGTTACTGGGGGTGTTCGGCGGGCTGATCACCTTCGGCTTCATCGGCCTGTTCATCGGCCCGACCCTGTTGGCGGTGGCCTACAGCCTGCTGCTCGACTGGAGTGCGAGCCAGGGGCGGCGCGAGGAAAAGACCTGA
- the xopAW gene encoding XopAW family type III secretion system calcium-binding effector produces MIGSVSSLLSYVGYNSTTTATQRQQQFQKQLLAKLDTNGDGSISQDELNTALSKDSDNKLLTDLSQNFTSLDSDSSGGISLDELAALKRPEHGDHAPDTQLADALLKALDTNGDGTVSNDELSTGLTNAGITTDSSSLFSSLDKDSSGSISVDELAAAFAPPPPPAQLSSSQLFSQLDSNGDGSISQAELASALQGTTDSCATSTATTSSTSTTASTSNTASAMLLQALADASGTTSRTTTQTAQDNIAEALSRLLVNLNTQYQNRNTVTATSSTAAAA; encoded by the coding sequence ATGATCGGTAGCGTCAGCAGTCTACTGAGCTACGTCGGCTACAACAGCACGACGACGGCCACGCAACGCCAGCAACAATTCCAGAAGCAACTGCTCGCCAAGCTCGACACCAACGGCGACGGCTCCATCAGCCAGGATGAACTGAACACCGCCCTGTCCAAGGACAGCGACAACAAGCTGCTCACCGACCTGAGCCAGAACTTCACTTCGCTCGACAGCGACAGCAGCGGTGGCATCAGCCTTGACGAACTGGCCGCCCTCAAGCGCCCCGAGCATGGCGATCACGCCCCTGACACCCAGCTGGCCGATGCCCTGCTCAAGGCCCTGGACACCAATGGCGACGGCACCGTCAGCAACGACGAACTGTCCACCGGACTGACCAATGCCGGCATCACCACCGACAGTTCCTCGCTGTTCTCGTCCCTGGACAAGGACTCGAGCGGCAGCATCAGCGTTGACGAGCTGGCTGCGGCCTTCGCCCCGCCACCGCCGCCGGCGCAACTGTCGAGCAGCCAGCTGTTCAGCCAGCTGGACAGCAATGGCGATGGCAGCATCAGCCAGGCCGAACTGGCCAGCGCACTGCAAGGCACCACCGACAGCTGTGCGACCAGCACCGCCACCACCAGCAGCACCTCGACGACGGCCAGTACCAGCAACACGGCCAGCGCCATGCTGCTCCAGGCCCTGGCCGACGCCAGCGGCACCACCAGCCGTACCACGACCCAGACGGCCCAGGACAACATCGCCGAAGCCCTCAGCCGGTTGCTCGTCAACCTCAACACCCAGTATCAGAACCGCAACACCGTGACGGCGACCAGCAGCACCGCGGCGGCGGCCTGA
- the kdpA gene encoding potassium-transporting ATPase subunit KdpA, with protein MHGYDYWLILAFLALVLLPAPALGRFYYNVMEGRRTWLTPVLGPVERACYRLSGVDEQTEQSWQKYTLAVLAFNFAGFVLLFAILQLQQYLPLNPQNLPGQEWTLAFNTAVSFMTNTNWQNYSGEASLSYLSQMIGLTVQNFVSAATGLAVLVALCRGIARRSASTLGNFWVDMTRATLYGLLPLCLLLALFLVWQGVPQTFAHYVNAVTLQGADQVIPLGPAASQIAIKQLGTNGGGFFGVNSAHPFENPTAWSDLFELASIILIPAALVFTFGHYVKDLRQSRAIMGCMLALLLIGGAVSLYAEYQPNPTLNNPVVEQTAPLEGKETRFGTTGSVLWSVTTTAASNGSVNAMHDSLSPLSGMVALVNMMVGEVIFGGVGAGLYGMLLNVLIAVFLAGLMIGRTPEYLGKKLQAREVQLLVVTLLVMPIGTLVLGAIAASLPGPAAAVSNPGAHGFSQLLYAYTSASANNGSAFGGFSGNTAFHNLMLGLSMLLGRFGYILPVLALAGSLAMKKTVPVGQNSFPTHGPLFVTLLTVTILLVGGLTFLPTLALGPIAEHLSMAALGFKS; from the coding sequence ATGCATGGTTATGACTATTGGCTGATCCTGGCCTTCCTGGCACTGGTGCTGTTGCCGGCACCTGCGCTGGGACGCTTCTACTACAACGTGATGGAAGGTCGGCGCACCTGGCTGACACCGGTGTTGGGGCCAGTGGAACGGGCCTGTTATCGCCTGTCCGGGGTGGATGAACAGACCGAACAGAGCTGGCAGAAATACACCCTGGCGGTGCTGGCCTTCAATTTCGCCGGCTTCGTGCTGCTGTTCGCGATCCTGCAACTGCAGCAGTACCTGCCACTCAACCCGCAGAACCTGCCGGGCCAGGAGTGGACGCTGGCGTTCAATACCGCGGTCAGTTTCATGACCAACACCAACTGGCAGAACTACAGCGGCGAGGCATCCCTCAGCTACCTGAGCCAGATGATCGGCCTGACCGTGCAGAACTTCGTCAGTGCCGCCACCGGCCTGGCCGTACTGGTCGCGTTGTGCCGGGGCATTGCCCGGCGCTCGGCGTCGACCCTGGGGAACTTCTGGGTCGACATGACCCGTGCGACCCTCTATGGCCTGCTGCCGCTGTGCCTGCTGCTGGCGCTGTTCCTGGTCTGGCAGGGCGTGCCGCAGACCTTTGCCCATTACGTCAATGCCGTCACCCTGCAGGGCGCCGACCAGGTGATTCCGCTCGGCCCGGCCGCCAGCCAGATCGCCATCAAGCAACTGGGAACCAACGGCGGTGGTTTCTTCGGCGTCAACTCGGCGCATCCGTTCGAGAACCCGACGGCCTGGAGCGACCTGTTCGAACTGGCCTCGATCATCCTGATCCCGGCAGCGCTGGTGTTCACCTTCGGCCATTACGTCAAGGACCTGCGCCAGAGCCGCGCGATCATGGGCTGCATGCTGGCCCTGCTGCTGATCGGTGGCGCCGTCTCGCTGTATGCCGAGTACCAGCCGAACCCGACGCTGAACAACCCGGTGGTGGAGCAGACCGCCCCGCTCGAAGGCAAGGAAACCCGCTTCGGTACCACCGGCAGCGTGCTCTGGTCGGTGACCACCACGGCGGCCTCCAACGGTTCGGTCAACGCCATGCATGACAGCCTCAGCCCGCTGAGCGGCATGGTGGCGCTGGTCAACATGATGGTTGGCGAAGTGATCTTCGGCGGTGTCGGCGCGGGCCTTTACGGCATGCTGCTGAACGTGCTGATCGCGGTATTCCTCGCCGGCCTGATGATCGGCCGGACTCCTGAGTACCTGGGCAAGAAGCTCCAGGCCCGGGAAGTGCAACTGCTGGTGGTGACGTTGCTGGTAATGCCGATCGGTACCCTGGTGCTGGGCGCGATCGCCGCCAGCCTGCCCGGCCCGGCCGCTGCGGTCAGCAACCCCGGTGCCCACGGCTTCAGCCAGCTGCTGTACGCCTACACCTCGGCCAGTGCCAACAACGGCTCGGCGTTCGGTGGCTTCAGTGGCAACACCGCGTTCCACAACCTGATGCTGGGCCTGAGCATGCTGCTCGGCCGCTTCGGCTACATCCTTCCGGTACTGGCCCTGGCCGGCAGCCTGGCGATGAAGAAAACCGTGCCGGTCGGCCAGAACAGCTTCCCGACCCACGGCCCGCTGTTCGTCACCCTGCTGACCGTGACCATCCTGCTGGTCGGTGGCCTGACGTTCCTGCCGACCCTGGCCCTGGGGCCGATCGCCGAACATTTGAGTATGGCCGCTCTTGGGTTCAAGAGCTGA
- a CDS encoding response regulator, whose translation MQNTPAPLADVNKPLSPGDDKRWNVRALIVDDDIPIRELLIDYLARFSIQAVGVTDGAAMRQAMQLETFDVVVLDLMLPGEDGLSLCRWLRAESDIPILMLTARCEPTDRIIGLELGADDYMAKPFEPRELVARIQTILRRVRDDRTEQRANIRFDNWRLNSVLRQLIADDGLVVPLSNAEFRLLWVFIERPRRVLSREQLLDAARGRSIEAFDRSIDLLVSRLRQKLGDDPKSPQLIKTVRGEGYLFDARDIG comes from the coding sequence ATGCAGAACACTCCCGCACCTCTGGCCGACGTCAACAAACCGCTATCGCCGGGCGATGACAAGCGCTGGAATGTCCGCGCGCTGATCGTCGACGACGATATTCCGATCCGTGAGCTGCTGATCGACTACCTCGCCCGCTTCAGTATCCAGGCGGTCGGCGTGACCGACGGCGCGGCCATGCGCCAGGCCATGCAGTTGGAAACCTTCGACGTGGTGGTCCTGGACCTGATGCTGCCAGGCGAAGACGGCCTGTCGCTGTGCCGCTGGCTGCGCGCCGAATCGGACATCCCGATCCTGATGCTGACCGCGCGCTGCGAACCCACCGACCGCATCATCGGCCTGGAACTGGGTGCCGACGACTACATGGCCAAGCCGTTCGAACCACGGGAGCTGGTGGCACGCATCCAGACCATCCTGCGCCGGGTGCGCGATGACCGCACCGAGCAACGAGCCAATATCCGTTTCGACAACTGGCGCCTGAACAGTGTGCTGCGCCAGCTGATCGCCGACGATGGCCTGGTGGTGCCGCTGTCCAACGCCGAGTTCCGCCTGCTGTGGGTATTCATCGAGCGTCCGCGCCGGGTCCTGAGCCGCGAGCAGTTGCTCGACGCCGCGCGGGGCCGCTCCATAGAGGCGTTCGATCGCAGTATCGACCTGCTGGTCTCGCGGTTGCGGCAGAAGCTCGGCGACGATCCGAAATCGCCACAACTGATCAAGACCGTGCGCGGTGAAGGCTACCTGTTCGACGCACGAGACATCGGCTGA
- a CDS encoding hotdog fold thioesterase gives MALWRTVPNIDQLNASAKNTISEVLDIRFESFDDESLTASMVVDHRTHQPFGLLHGGASVVLAETVGSMASYLCVDTSQYYCVGLEINANHLRGVRSGRVTAVAKAIHIGRSTHVWDIRLSSDDGKTNCVSRLTMAVVPLGQTPPSR, from the coding sequence ATGGCCTTGTGGCGTACCGTTCCGAATATCGACCAACTCAACGCCTCGGCGAAGAACACCATCAGCGAAGTGCTGGACATCCGCTTCGAGTCTTTCGACGACGAGTCGCTGACGGCCAGCATGGTCGTCGACCATCGCACCCACCAGCCGTTCGGCCTGCTGCATGGAGGGGCCTCGGTGGTACTGGCCGAAACGGTCGGATCGATGGCCAGCTACCTGTGCGTCGATACCAGCCAGTACTACTGCGTGGGCCTGGAAATCAATGCCAACCACCTGCGCGGTGTGCGCAGCGGACGAGTCACGGCTGTGGCGAAAGCGATCCATATCGGTCGCAGCACCCATGTCTGGGACATCCGCCTGAGCAGCGACGATGGCAAGACCAACTGCGTCTCGCGCCTGACCATGGCCGTGGTACCGCTGGGGCAGACCCCGCCGAGCCGCTGA
- a CDS encoding DUF4892 domain-containing protein — protein MKLSTTLAWALAPACISGVLLAADVPGSHDLPLVPRLADAQIVDYRAPAELERIYPQGSIRKISNRLRSEGQVNARGQMTSVTYELPPEHTANEAFTAAREALQKEGAQLLFWCQARDCGENSLWANEVFANPLLSGADDQQAYLLLRLAAPQDDSLMALYSITRGNRRAYLHVEQFAANAPLGELLPTSATLLRELRDTGKLDLPKLAGEPQATWVTLISRGLNLDTTSRVSLSGASAEAWRQALVAAGVRGSRLELGDSRTAGLHLELLR, from the coding sequence ATGAAGTTATCCACAACCCTGGCCTGGGCGCTCGCCCCGGCCTGTATCAGCGGTGTGCTGCTGGCCGCCGACGTTCCGGGTAGCCATGACCTGCCGCTGGTACCACGCCTGGCCGATGCGCAGATCGTCGATTACCGGGCCCCGGCCGAGCTGGAACGCATTTATCCACAGGGCTCGATCCGCAAGATCAGCAATCGGCTGCGCAGCGAGGGACAGGTCAATGCCCGAGGACAGATGACCTCGGTGACCTACGAGCTGCCCCCGGAACACACGGCCAACGAGGCCTTTACGGCGGCACGCGAGGCCCTGCAGAAGGAGGGCGCGCAGTTGCTGTTCTGGTGCCAGGCCCGCGATTGCGGCGAGAACAGCCTGTGGGCCAACGAGGTTTTCGCCAATCCGCTGCTGTCCGGGGCCGATGACCAGCAGGCCTACCTGCTGTTGCGCCTGGCCGCGCCCCAGGATGATTCGCTGATGGCCCTGTACAGCATCACCCGTGGCAACCGCCGGGCCTACCTGCACGTCGAGCAGTTCGCCGCGAACGCGCCGTTGGGCGAGTTGCTGCCTACCTCGGCGACCCTGCTGCGCGAGTTGCGTGACACTGGCAAGCTCGACCTGCCGAAGCTGGCTGGCGAACCGCAGGCAACCTGGGTCACCCTGATTTCCCGAGGCCTGAATCTCGATACCACCTCCCGTGTCAGCCTGTCGGGCGCTTCCGCCGAGGCCTGGCGCCAGGCGCTGGTGGCTGCCGGTGTCAGGGGCTCCCGACTGGAACTGGGTGACAGCAGGACCGCTGGCCTGCACCTGGAGCTGTTGCGATAG
- a CDS encoding alpha/beta fold hydrolase → MSQHVFFAHANGFPSGTYGKLFAALSPEYEVAHLQQHAHDPRFPVDDNWRNLVDELIHHLEQQPGPVWGVGHSLGGVLHLHAALRQPQLYRGLVMLDSPVLTRTDQWVIRAAKRLGFIDRLTPAGRTLGRREEFSDLESARQYFAGKSLFRGFDPDCLDAYLQHGLRAEGDRLRLSFDPDTEIRIYRGVPHTSPGLARHLKVPLAVVRGRSSRVVMRHHTRAVRQLPHGESLSMPGGHMFPLERPQDTAQLLKEIFSRWERGASQGAQS, encoded by the coding sequence ATGTCGCAGCACGTGTTCTTCGCCCACGCCAACGGTTTTCCCTCGGGCACCTACGGCAAGCTGTTCGCCGCCCTGTCGCCGGAGTATGAGGTTGCCCATCTGCAACAGCATGCCCATGACCCGCGTTTTCCGGTGGACGACAACTGGCGCAACCTGGTCGACGAACTGATCCACCACCTGGAACAGCAGCCCGGCCCGGTCTGGGGCGTAGGCCACTCCCTGGGCGGCGTCCTGCACCTGCATGCGGCGTTGCGGCAGCCGCAGCTCTACCGGGGGCTGGTGATGCTCGACTCGCCAGTGCTGACCCGCACCGACCAGTGGGTGATCCGCGCGGCCAAGCGGCTGGGCTTCATCGACCGGCTGACCCCGGCCGGCCGCACCCTGGGCCGGCGCGAGGAATTCAGCGACCTGGAAAGCGCGCGCCAGTACTTTGCGGGCAAAAGCCTGTTTCGCGGGTTCGACCCGGATTGTCTCGACGCCTACCTGCAGCATGGCCTGCGTGCCGAGGGTGATCGCCTGCGCCTGAGTTTCGATCCGGACACCGAAATCAGGATCTACCGTGGCGTGCCTCATACCAGTCCTGGCCTGGCCCGGCATCTGAAGGTGCCATTGGCGGTGGTGCGTGGTCGTTCGAGTCGCGTGGTGATGCGCCATCACACCCGGGCCGTGAGGCAACTGCCCCATGGCGAATCCCTGAGCATGCCCGGAGGCCACATGTTTCCGCTGGAGCGACCGCAGGACACCGCGCAACTGCTCAAGGAGATCTTCAGCCGCTGGGAGCGAGGCGCCAGCCAAGGGGCGCAATCATGA
- a CDS encoding sensor histidine kinase, whose amino-acid sequence MRPRFNTLFGRLFGVLMLAIVLAHLLAFLWFRHYGGGPPPPPPPMNMAQNADPRFGPPPPHFRHPPRPWFGGPLVPLTFQLVALVIAAWYGAKLLSRPIHRLSKAAERLSEDLDSPPLDETGPQEARQAAATFNLMQQRIREQVQQRGRMLGAVSHDLRTPLSRLKLRLEQIDDVKLQGQMRQDLNDMIGMLDATLSYLHEQRTSEAMQWMDVQALVESLCENAQDQGAQVRASGHCAPLLVQPMALRSCLNNLMDNALRYAGDALITLEDSRRQLVIRVIDHGPGIAADKREAVFEPFYRLEGSRNRNSGGVGLGMTIAREAAQRLGGELMLEETPGGGLTAVVTLPRA is encoded by the coding sequence ATGCGGCCCCGCTTCAACACGCTGTTCGGGCGCCTGTTCGGCGTGTTGATGCTGGCCATCGTCCTGGCTCACCTGCTGGCCTTTCTCTGGTTCCGTCATTACGGTGGTGGCCCGCCACCACCGCCGCCTCCGATGAACATGGCGCAAAACGCCGACCCGCGCTTCGGACCGCCGCCGCCCCACTTTCGTCATCCACCACGGCCATGGTTCGGCGGGCCGTTGGTGCCATTGACCTTCCAGCTCGTGGCCCTGGTCATTGCCGCCTGGTACGGTGCCAAGCTGCTCTCGCGGCCCATCCACCGCCTGAGCAAGGCGGCCGAGCGCCTGAGCGAGGACCTCGACAGCCCGCCGCTGGACGAAACCGGTCCGCAGGAAGCCCGGCAGGCGGCCGCCACCTTCAACCTGATGCAGCAGCGTATCCGTGAGCAGGTGCAGCAGCGTGGCCGTATGCTCGGCGCGGTGTCCCATGACCTGCGCACGCCGCTGTCACGCCTCAAGCTGCGCCTGGAGCAGATCGACGATGTGAAACTGCAGGGCCAGATGCGCCAGGACCTGAACGACATGATCGGCATGCTCGATGCCACCCTGAGCTACCTGCACGAACAGCGCACCAGCGAAGCCATGCAATGGATGGACGTGCAGGCACTGGTCGAATCGCTGTGCGAGAACGCCCAGGACCAGGGGGCCCAGGTCCGCGCCAGCGGCCATTGCGCACCGCTGCTGGTACAGCCGATGGCCTTGCGTTCCTGCCTGAACAACCTGATGGACAATGCCCTGCGCTACGCTGGCGATGCCCTGATCACCCTGGAGGACAGCCGGCGGCAATTGGTCATCCGGGTCATCGACCATGGCCCCGGCATCGCCGCCGACAAGCGCGAGGCGGTGTTCGAGCCGTTCTATCGCCTGGAAGGTTCGCGCAACCGCAACTCCGGTGGCGTCGGCCTGGGCATGACCATCGCCCGGGAAGCCGCGCAGCGCCTGGGCGGCGAACTGATGCTGGAAGAAACCCCCGGTGGCGGCCTGACCGCCGTGGTCACCCTGCCCCGCGCCTGA
- a CDS encoding alpha/beta hydrolase, with the protein MSAAIEEIRLSLPHIELAAHLFGPEDGLPVIALHGWLDNANSFVRLAPKLKGLRIVALDMAGHGHSGHRPVGAGYALWDYVHDVLQVAEQLGWQRFALLGHSLGAIVSVVLAGALPERVSHLALIDGVIPPTAPGESAAERLGMALQAQMRLPDKRKSLHQSLDQAVEARMKGLVAVSREAAELLAQRGLMPVPGGYTWRSDNRLTLASPLRLTEEQAMAFVRRVACPAQLVVAEAGMLAQHRSLLEQLPFKQQVLPGGHHLHLNDEAGAALVADCFNRFFAMP; encoded by the coding sequence ATGAGTGCGGCAATCGAGGAGATACGCCTGAGCCTGCCGCATATCGAGCTGGCGGCCCACCTGTTCGGTCCGGAAGACGGGCTGCCGGTGATCGCCCTGCACGGCTGGCTGGACAATGCCAACAGCTTCGTGCGCCTGGCGCCGAAGCTGAAGGGCTTGCGTATCGTTGCCCTCGACATGGCCGGCCATGGGCATTCCGGGCATCGTCCGGTGGGGGCCGGCTACGCGCTCTGGGATTACGTGCATGACGTGTTGCAGGTCGCCGAACAACTGGGCTGGCAACGTTTCGCCCTGCTTGGGCACTCGCTTGGCGCCATCGTTTCGGTGGTACTGGCCGGTGCGTTGCCCGAGCGGGTTTCGCACCTGGCGTTGATCGACGGCGTGATCCCGCCGACCGCCCCGGGGGAAAGCGCGGCCGAGCGCCTGGGTATGGCCCTGCAGGCGCAGATGCGGCTGCCGGACAAGCGCAAGTCCCTGCACCAGAGCCTGGACCAGGCTGTCGAGGCGCGGATGAAGGGCCTGGTCGCGGTCAGTCGCGAGGCCGCCGAATTGCTGGCGCAGCGCGGCCTGATGCCGGTTCCCGGTGGCTACACCTGGCGCAGCGACAATCGCCTGACCCTGGCCTCGCCCCTGCGCCTGACCGAAGAGCAGGCCATGGCCTTCGTTCGGCGGGTGGCCTGCCCGGCGCAATTGGTGGTGGCCGAGGCGGGCATGCTGGCCCAGCACCGCAGCCTGCTGGAGCAGCTACCCTTCAAGCAACAGGTGCTGCCCGGCGGTCATCACCTGCACCTGAACGACGAGGCCGGGGCAGCCCTTGTTGCAGACTGTTTCAATCGCTTTTTCGCCATGCCTTGA
- the kdpF gene encoding K(+)-transporting ATPase subunit F, giving the protein MGILDAVSLLLAVALFIYLLVALLRADRN; this is encoded by the coding sequence ATGGGCATTCTGGACGCGGTGTCACTGCTGCTGGCAGTGGCGCTGTTCATCTATCTACTGGTTGCGCTGTTGCGCGCGGATCGGAACTAG